The Candidatus Thorarchaeota archaeon genome includes the window CTCGGCTGAACCTGCCTGTGCCACCAGGTTTTACGATACCGACTAAGGTTTGCAATTACTACTTCGAAATAGGTGGTCTTCCTGAGGAAATGAAAGAACAGGCTCTGGAGGCGCTAGAGTGGGTTGAGGATATCATGGATGCCAAATTTGGTGATCCGGACAACCCATTGCTTGTGTCTGCGCGTTCTGGTGCTCGACAATCAATGCCCGGAATGATGGATACTGTATTGAATGTGGGATTAACCACAGAGACCATTCCCGGAATGATTAAGCAAACCGATAACCCGCGTTTCGTTTACGATACGTATCGCCGATTGATTACTATGTACGCTGATGTTGTAATGGAAATGGCAGAGGGTATCGTTCCAGAAGAGGGACAAGGTATCCGTGTTCAGCTTGAGAGGCTGATGCGGAAGAGGAGAATCGAAAAGCGATACATCGACGATACTGATTTCACTGCTGAGGATTTGAAGGAACTATGCGAGGATTTCAAAGATCGAATCAAGGAAGTCCTAGGCAGAGAATTCCCTGACGATCCATATGAACAGCTGTGGGGTGCCATTGCTGCTGTGTTCAAGAGCTGGAACAATCCTCGTTCAGTATCATATAGGAAAATAGAAGGCATTCCTGATCACTGGGGTACTGCCTGCACAGTACAGAGTATGGTATACGGTAATATGGGTCCTGGATCAGCAACCGGCGTCGCATTTACCAGAAACCCTGCGACCGGAGCTAACGAATTCTATGGAGAAGTGCTTTTCAATGCTCAAGGGGAAGATGTTGTAGCTGGAATACGGACTCCTAATCCCCTCAATGAGGAAAGCAAGAATGAGCAGAATCGTGAGCTGGAAAGCCTTGAATCAAAAATGCCCGAGATTTACGATGAGCTTTATGAAGTCAGAGAGACTCTAGAGCGGCATAGTCGTGATATGGTGGACCTAGAGTTCACGATTCAGGAAGGCAAGCTGTACATTGTTCAGTACCGAGTTGGCAAGAGAACAGCGACCGCTGCCCTCAATATGGCTATGGATATGCTCGAGGAGAATCTTATTGATGAAGAAACGATGGTTTTACGTTTGAAACCGGAACAATTGGGCCAGCTTCTCTATCCTGTAATTGATCCTGATGCGGAGGAAGAAGCCGAACCGATAGCAAAAGGATTACCTGCGGGCCCAGGTGGTGCATCTGGTCATATTGTTTTCACTTCTGATGATGCAGTGGAATGGGCTGAACGGGGCAAAGACGTAATTCTTGTCCGAGAAGAGACCAGCCCTGAGGATGTTGAGGGTATGAGAGCCTCTGTTGCTACACTTACAGCACGTGGAGGAATGACCAGCCATGCGGCTCTTGTAACTCGAGGATGGGGCAAGTGCTGCATTGTAGGCGCAGCTGCACTTCAAATTGATGCTATTGAGAAACAGATGACAATCGATGGCGAGGTCTATGAACAGGGTGACGTATTTACTCTAAATGGTACAACCGGCCTTGTATACGAAGGCGAGCTTCCTATGAGGGATTCTACAAGCAACCCTCGGCTCATCGAGTTCATGGAGTCAGTGGACAAGTACCGAATTCTAGGCGTCCGTGCAAATGCTGACAATCCTGAAGATGCTCAACAAGCCCTAGAATTTGGTGCCGAAGGTATCGGCCTTCTAAGAACTGAGCATATGTTCTATGGTGAGGGATCTGATGAACCGCTCCTATTGTTGAGAAAGATGATCCTGAGCGAAACGAAAGAAGCTCGCATTGAAGCGCTTGAGGAGCTAAAACCCTACGTGAGGGACAGCATTAAAGCAACGCTTGAGGTAATGGAAGGAAAGCCTGTAACAATTCGATTGCTGGATCCTCCACTTCATGAATTCGTGCCTCAGAGCAAGATTGGTCAAGAGAAACTCGCTAATGCTCTTGGAATTGACGTATCAGATGTTCGCCGCAGAGCAGACGAGCTCCGTGAGAACAACCCCATGATGGGGCACCGTGGAGTGCGACTGGGGATTACCTATCCTGAGATTCCCGAGATGCAGGTAAGCGCTATTATTGAAGCAGTGGCTGAACTCAAGAACGAAGGCAAAGAGGTCTCGCTTGAAATAATGATTCCTGTGATTGCGGGCTACTCTGAGCTTCAGACTATGAACAACATCGTTGAGGAACAATACAAGGCAGTGCTTGAAGAGCTTGATGTTGATATTGATGTACAACTCGGTACTATGATTGAGATACCTCGTGCCTGTATGCGGGGAAGAGACATGGCTAAGGTCGCTGAGTTCTTCTCGTTTGGCACCAATGATCTGACCCAAATGGGCTTTGGTTTTAGCAGGGACGATATTGATTCGTTCCTACCTGATTATCTGGAAAATGGGATTCTCATCAACGACCCATTCCAGAGCATCGACAAGCGAGGTATAGGTGGCCTGATGGAAATTGCGATTCATCGGGCAAGGCAGACCCGGCCAAACATCAAATTGGGAGTTTGCGGTGAACACGCAGGAGATGCCCGTTCAATTGGCTTCTTCCATGAAATCGGTCTAGACTATATCTCCTGTTCTCCATATAGATTGCCCATCGCGAGATTGGCAGCTGCCCAAGCAGCCATTCGAGAGAAGCGAGGCGAGCCTCAGCCATAAGTCACAGAATACGAACACTATGTGTTTGCC containing:
- the ppdK gene encoding pyruvate, phosphate dikinase; its protein translation is RLNLPVPPGFTIPTKVCNYYFEIGGLPEEMKEQALEALEWVEDIMDAKFGDPDNPLLVSARSGARQSMPGMMDTVLNVGLTTETIPGMIKQTDNPRFVYDTYRRLITMYADVVMEMAEGIVPEEGQGIRVQLERLMRKRRIEKRYIDDTDFTAEDLKELCEDFKDRIKEVLGREFPDDPYEQLWGAIAAVFKSWNNPRSVSYRKIEGIPDHWGTACTVQSMVYGNMGPGSATGVAFTRNPATGANEFYGEVLFNAQGEDVVAGIRTPNPLNEESKNEQNRELESLESKMPEIYDELYEVRETLERHSRDMVDLEFTIQEGKLYIVQYRVGKRTATAALNMAMDMLEENLIDEETMVLRLKPEQLGQLLYPVIDPDAEEEAEPIAKGLPAGPGGASGHIVFTSDDAVEWAERGKDVILVREETSPEDVEGMRASVATLTARGGMTSHAALVTRGWGKCCIVGAAALQIDAIEKQMTIDGEVYEQGDVFTLNGTTGLVYEGELPMRDSTSNPRLIEFMESVDKYRILGVRANADNPEDAQQALEFGAEGIGLLRTEHMFYGEGSDEPLLLLRKMILSETKEARIEALEELKPYVRDSIKATLEVMEGKPVTIRLLDPPLHEFVPQSKIGQEKLANALGIDVSDVRRRADELRENNPMMGHRGVRLGITYPEIPEMQVSAIIEAVAELKNEGKEVSLEIMIPVIAGYSELQTMNNIVEEQYKAVLEELDVDIDVQLGTMIEIPRACMRGRDMAKVAEFFSFGTNDLTQMGFGFSRDDIDSFLPDYLENGILINDPFQSIDKRGIGGLMEIAIHRARQTRPNIKLGVCGEHAGDARSIGFFHEIGLDYISCSPYRLPIARLAAAQAAIREKRGEPQP